A DNA window from Heterodontus francisci isolate sHetFra1 chromosome 49, sHetFra1.hap1, whole genome shotgun sequence contains the following coding sequences:
- the LOC137358308 gene encoding microphthalmia-associated transcription factor-like isoform X1, which translates to MSDERLGAADPGHNCENLYVIVDCSSELIDLLSVNSAQPESGIVADIDVSELLYPKSSESYYELKSQPIAYSSPSQPGKVKPAIPSPAMTSRVLLRQQLMREQTQQQERKEQQAAAQLMQERASANQSRAINVSAPLGLPSKAQVPVEILKVQTHLENPTKYHIQQSQRQQVKQYLSTTMEGKAATQVLAGPHSPGPGEQALPRAASSTPNSPMALLKIGSNPEKEMDDVIDEIISLESSYNDDMLGLVDSSLQMPNTVTTVSGNLLSIYSTQNLTNATVTVSNSCPANLPNSKESADADVKAFIKERQKKDNHNLIERRRRFNINDRIKELGAMIPKSNDPEARWNKGTILKASVDYIRKLQKESGRSKELEVRQKKLEHANRNLLLRIQELEIQARVHGLSLSSPSGLNTAQLAAQVIKQESQPRQQGSDHQPLPSLPQAAGLGLDLGLGLGLGLGLAEQPLAFDSLADLPFTMKLDSGLGDILMEDSLSPVGASDPLLSSVSPGASKGSSRRSSFSMEEDPGC; encoded by the exons ATGTCGGATGAGCGGCTGGGCGCAGCGGATCCCGGGCACAACTGCGAGAATCTGTACGTGATCGTGGACTGCAGCTCGGAGCTGATAGATCTGCTGAG TGTGAATTCAGCGCAGCCGGAATCGGGAATTGTGGCCGACATTGACGTCAGTGAACTTCTGTATCCTAAAAGTTCCGAAAGTTACTACGAGTTGAAAAGCCAGCCCATCGCCTATAG ttctCCCTCTCAACCGGGCAAAGTGAAGCCGGCCATTCCCTCCCCCGCCATGACGTCCCGGGTGCTGCTCCGGCAACAGCTGATGCGGGAGCAGACACAGCAGCAAGAGCGGAAGGAGCAGCAGGCCGCAGCCCAGCTCATGCAGGAGCGGGCCTCCGCCAACCAGTCGCGCGCCATCAACGTTTCCGCCCCCCTGGGGCTGCCCTCCAAGGCGCAAGTCCCCGTGGAGATCCTGAAG GTGCAGACCCATCTGGAGAACCCCACCAAGTACCACATCCAGCAGTCCCAGCGTCAGCAGGTCAAACAGTACCTGTCCACCACCATGGAGGGCAAAGCCGCCACACAGGTGCTAGCTGGGCCGCACTCCCCAGGGCCTGGGGAGCAGGCACTGCCCCGGGCGGCGAGCAGCACCCCCAACAGCCCCATGGCCCTGCTCAAGATCGGTTCCAACCCGGAGAAGGAG ATGGATGACGTCATCGATGAGATCATCAGCTTGGAATCCAGCTACAATGACGACATGCTGGGATTGGTGGACTCCAGCCTCCAGATGCCCAATACGGTGA CTACAGTGTCGGGGAACCTGCTGAGCATCTACAGCACTCAAAACCTGACTAACGCGACTGTCACCGTGAGCAACTCCTGTCCGGCCAACCTCCCCAACAGCAAGGAGAGCGCAG aTGCTGACGTCAAAGCTTTCATTAAAGAAAGGCAGAAGAAAGACAATCACAATCTCA TTGAGAGAAGGCGGAGATTTAATATCAATGATCGGATCAAAGAGCTGGGTGCCATGATTCCGAAATCCAATGATCC ggAGGCTCGCTGGAACAAGGGAACGATCCTCAAGGCCTCCGTGGATTACATCCGGAAGTTGCAGAAGGAGAGCGGCCGCTCGAAGGAACTGGAGGTGCGGCAGAAGAAACTGGAGCACGCCAACCGGAACCTCCTGCTGCGGATACAG GAACTGGAAATCCAGGCGCGCGTTCACGGCCTGTCGCTCAGCTCCCCCTCCGGCCTCAACACCGCCCAGCTGGCCGCCCAGGTCATCAAGCAGGAGTCCCAACCGAGACAGCAGGGCTCTGACCACCAGCCGCTGCCCAGCCTCCCACAGGCAGCAGGCCTGGGCTTGGACCTGGGCCTAggcctgggcctgggcctgggcctggCCGAGCAGCCGCTCGCCTTCGACTCGCTGGCCGACTTGCCGTTCACCATGAAGCTGGACTCTGGCCTGGGAGACATCCTGATGGAGGACTCGCTGTCCCCGGTGGGAGCGTCTGATCCGCTGCTCTCCTCGGTCTCTCCCGGGGCATCGAAGGGCAGCAGCCGACGCAGCAGCTTCAGCATGGAGGAGGACCCAGGCTGCTAA
- the LOC137358308 gene encoding microphthalmia-associated transcription factor-like isoform X2, which produces MSDERLGAADPGHNCENLYVIVDCSSELIDLLSVNSAQPESGIVADIDVSELLYPKSSESYYELKSQPIAYSSSPSQPGKVKPAIPSPAMTSRVLLRQQLMREQTQQQERKEQQAAAQLMQERASANQSRAINVSAPLGLPSKAQVPVEILKVQTHLENPTKYHIQQSQRQQVKQYLSTTMEGKAATQVLAGPHSPGPGEQALPRAASSTPNSPMALLKIGSNPEKEMDDVIDEIISLESSYNDDMLGLVDSSLQMPNTVTTVSGNLLSIYSTQNLTNATVTVSNSCPANLPNSKESADADVKAFIKERQKKDNHNLIERRRRFNINDRIKELGAMIPKSNDPEARWNKGTILKASVDYIRKLQKESGRSKELEVRQKKLEHANRNLLLRIQELEIQARVHGLSLSSPSGLNTAQLAAQVIKQESQPRQQGSDHQPLPSLPQAAGLGLDLGLGLGLGLGLAEQPLAFDSLADLPFTMKLDSGLGDILMEDSLSPVGASDPLLSSVSPGASKGSSRRSSFSMEEDPGC; this is translated from the exons ATGTCGGATGAGCGGCTGGGCGCAGCGGATCCCGGGCACAACTGCGAGAATCTGTACGTGATCGTGGACTGCAGCTCGGAGCTGATAGATCTGCTGAG TGTGAATTCAGCGCAGCCGGAATCGGGAATTGTGGCCGACATTGACGTCAGTGAACTTCTGTATCCTAAAAGTTCCGAAAGTTACTACGAGTTGAAAAGCCAGCCCATCGCCTATAG cagttctCCCTCTCAACCGGGCAAAGTGAAGCCGGCCATTCCCTCCCCCGCCATGACGTCCCGGGTGCTGCTCCGGCAACAGCTGATGCGGGAGCAGACACAGCAGCAAGAGCGGAAGGAGCAGCAGGCCGCAGCCCAGCTCATGCAGGAGCGGGCCTCCGCCAACCAGTCGCGCGCCATCAACGTTTCCGCCCCCCTGGGGCTGCCCTCCAAGGCGCAAGTCCCCGTGGAGATCCTGAAG GTGCAGACCCATCTGGAGAACCCCACCAAGTACCACATCCAGCAGTCCCAGCGTCAGCAGGTCAAACAGTACCTGTCCACCACCATGGAGGGCAAAGCCGCCACACAGGTGCTAGCTGGGCCGCACTCCCCAGGGCCTGGGGAGCAGGCACTGCCCCGGGCGGCGAGCAGCACCCCCAACAGCCCCATGGCCCTGCTCAAGATCGGTTCCAACCCGGAGAAGGAG ATGGATGACGTCATCGATGAGATCATCAGCTTGGAATCCAGCTACAATGACGACATGCTGGGATTGGTGGACTCCAGCCTCCAGATGCCCAATACGGTGA CTACAGTGTCGGGGAACCTGCTGAGCATCTACAGCACTCAAAACCTGACTAACGCGACTGTCACCGTGAGCAACTCCTGTCCGGCCAACCTCCCCAACAGCAAGGAGAGCGCAG aTGCTGACGTCAAAGCTTTCATTAAAGAAAGGCAGAAGAAAGACAATCACAATCTCA TTGAGAGAAGGCGGAGATTTAATATCAATGATCGGATCAAAGAGCTGGGTGCCATGATTCCGAAATCCAATGATCC ggAGGCTCGCTGGAACAAGGGAACGATCCTCAAGGCCTCCGTGGATTACATCCGGAAGTTGCAGAAGGAGAGCGGCCGCTCGAAGGAACTGGAGGTGCGGCAGAAGAAACTGGAGCACGCCAACCGGAACCTCCTGCTGCGGATACAG GAACTGGAAATCCAGGCGCGCGTTCACGGCCTGTCGCTCAGCTCCCCCTCCGGCCTCAACACCGCCCAGCTGGCCGCCCAGGTCATCAAGCAGGAGTCCCAACCGAGACAGCAGGGCTCTGACCACCAGCCGCTGCCCAGCCTCCCACAGGCAGCAGGCCTGGGCTTGGACCTGGGCCTAggcctgggcctgggcctgggcctggCCGAGCAGCCGCTCGCCTTCGACTCGCTGGCCGACTTGCCGTTCACCATGAAGCTGGACTCTGGCCTGGGAGACATCCTGATGGAGGACTCGCTGTCCCCGGTGGGAGCGTCTGATCCGCTGCTCTCCTCGGTCTCTCCCGGGGCATCGAAGGGCAGCAGCCGACGCAGCAGCTTCAGCATGGAGGAGGACCCAGGCTGCTAA